One Urocitellus parryii isolate mUroPar1 chromosome 9, mUroPar1.hap1, whole genome shotgun sequence DNA segment encodes these proteins:
- the Rnps1 gene encoding RNA-binding protein with serine-rich domain 1 isoform X1: MAPSPTKRKDRSDEKSKDRSKDKGTTKESSEKDRGRDKTRKRRSASSGSSSTRSRSSSTSSSGSSTSTGSSSGSSSSSASSRSGSSSTSRSSSSSSSSGSPSPSRRRHDNRRRSRSKSKPPKRDEKERKRRSPSPKPTKVHIGRLTRNVTKDHIMEIFSTYGKIKMIDMPVERMHPHLSKGYAYVEFENPDEAEKALKHMDGGQIDGQEITATAVLAPWPRPPPRRFSPPRRMLPPPPMWRRSPPRMRRRSRSPRRRSPMRRRSRSPGRRRHRSRSSSNSSR; this comes from the exons GGCTCCTTCTCCTACCAAACGCAAGGACCGCTCTGATGAGAAGTCCAAGGATCGCTCTAAAGACAAAGGGACCACCAAGGAGTCAAGCGAGAAGGACCGTGGCAGGGATAAGACTCGGAAGAGGCGCAGTGCTTCCAGTGGAAGCAGTAGTACCAG GTCTCGGTCCAGTTCCACCTCCAGCTCAGGATCCAGTACCAGCACAGGCTCAAGTAGTGGCTCCAGCTCTTCCTCTGCATCCAGCCGCTCGGGAAGCTCCAGTACATCCCGCAGCTCCAGTTCCAGCAGTTCCTCTGGATCTCCCAGCCCTTCTCGGCGCAGACACGACAACAGGCGGCGCTCCCGCTCCAA ATCTAAGCCACCTAAAAGagatgaaaaggaaaggaaaaggcggagcccttcccctaaacctaccAAAGTGCATATTGGAAGACTCACCAGGAATGTGACCAAG GATCACATCATGGAGATATTTTCTAcctatggaaaaattaaaatgattgacATGCCTGTGGAAAGGATGCATCCTCATCTATCCAAAGGCTATGCATATGTGGAGTTTGAGAATCCAGATGAAGCTGAGAAGGCGCTGAAGCACATGGATGGAG GACAAATTGATGGCCAGGAGATTACTGCTACTGCTGTGTTGGCCCCCTGGCCTAGGCCACCCCCCAGGCGATTCAGCCCTCCCAGGAGAATGCTGCCGCCACCTCCCATGTGGCGTAGGTCACCCCCACGGATGAGGAGGAG GTCACGCTCTCCAAGACGCAGGTCCCCCATGCGCAGGCGGTCCCGCTCTCCGGGCCGCCGCCGCCACAGAAGCCGCTCCAGTTCAAATTCCTCCCGATAA
- the Rnps1 gene encoding RNA-binding protein with serine-rich domain 1 isoform X2, with amino-acid sequence MDLSGVKKKSLLGVKENNKKSSTRAPSPTKRKDRSDEKSKDRSKDKGTTKESSEKDRGRDKTRKRRSASSGSSSTRSRSSSTSSSGSSTSTGSSSGSSSSSASSRSGSSSTSRSSSSSSSSGSPSPSRRRHDNRRRSRSKSKPPKRDEKERKRRSPSPKPTKVHIGRLTRNVTKDHIMEIFSTYGKIKMIDMPVERMHPHLSKGYAYVEFENPDEAEKALKHMDGGQIDGQEITATAVLAPWPRPPPRRFSPPRRMLPPPPMWRRSPPRMRRRSRSPRRRSPMRRRSRSPGRRRHRSRSSSNSSR; translated from the exons ATGGATTTATCAGGAGTGAAAAAGAAGAGCTTGCTAGgagtcaaagaaaataataaaaagtccaGCACTAG GGCTCCTTCTCCTACCAAACGCAAGGACCGCTCTGATGAGAAGTCCAAGGATCGCTCTAAAGACAAAGGGACCACCAAGGAGTCAAGCGAGAAGGACCGTGGCAGGGATAAGACTCGGAAGAGGCGCAGTGCTTCCAGTGGAAGCAGTAGTACCAG GTCTCGGTCCAGTTCCACCTCCAGCTCAGGATCCAGTACCAGCACAGGCTCAAGTAGTGGCTCCAGCTCTTCCTCTGCATCCAGCCGCTCGGGAAGCTCCAGTACATCCCGCAGCTCCAGTTCCAGCAGTTCCTCTGGATCTCCCAGCCCTTCTCGGCGCAGACACGACAACAGGCGGCGCTCCCGCTCCAA ATCTAAGCCACCTAAAAGagatgaaaaggaaaggaaaaggcggagcccttcccctaaacctaccAAAGTGCATATTGGAAGACTCACCAGGAATGTGACCAAG GATCACATCATGGAGATATTTTCTAcctatggaaaaattaaaatgattgacATGCCTGTGGAAAGGATGCATCCTCATCTATCCAAAGGCTATGCATATGTGGAGTTTGAGAATCCAGATGAAGCTGAGAAGGCGCTGAAGCACATGGATGGAG GACAAATTGATGGCCAGGAGATTACTGCTACTGCTGTGTTGGCCCCCTGGCCTAGGCCACCCCCCAGGCGATTCAGCCCTCCCAGGAGAATGCTGCCGCCACCTCCCATGTGGCGTAGGTCACCCCCACGGATGAGGAGGAG GTCACGCTCTCCAAGACGCAGGTCCCCCATGCGCAGGCGGTCCCGCTCTCCGGGCCGCCGCCGCCACAGAAGCCGCTCCAGTTCAAATTCCTCCCGATAA